The Stigmatopora argus isolate UIUO_Sarg chromosome 16, RoL_Sarg_1.0, whole genome shotgun sequence genome has a window encoding:
- the LOC144090720 gene encoding leucine-rich repeat transmembrane neuronal protein 4, translating into MGSALRRRWMLLQVLMQAWLAASPAQTERPCPKSCRCDGKIVYCESSAFRHVPKNLSGGCEGLSLRYNSLLNLGAGQFVGLNHLVWLYLDHNYITAVDGMAFQGVRRLKELILSSNKITWLHNTTFHPVPNLRNLDLSYNKLEALQTGQFQGLRKLLSLHVRSNSLKTLPPRLFQDCRNLEFLDLGYNRLRSITRNALSGLVKLTEFHLEHNQFSKINFSHFPRLYNLRALYLQWNRIRSMSQGLTWIWASVQKLDLSGNDLPELDAAVYRCLPNLQTLNLDSNKLSNVSREVVDAWLSVTAVGLAGNVWDCGPAICPLLSWLRGLRGARDANMICASPKKAQGQKVTDAADAFGVCRSTRGTPLAASAPPAPAAASRPPRPRPAISPTPTRSGKRAGGGSVGGPGPPAATRPAAAAPPPGGDPRPVSFHKIVAGSVALFLSVATILLVIYASWKRYPGGVKQLRENSATARKRRKKPKETERTLSSPLQEYYVDYKPNPSEAVDVLVNGTGTCTYTISGSRECEVPHQMGALTFYRYEQPIVDYCQAHQPLRLNMGYELPSRGPEERGARQTAALPAVPSVPPPRSPPATLGPTGGGPAGNLPDERGPGGGGGGRTLGLGR; encoded by the exons ATGG GCTCTGCTCTGCGACGTCGGTGGATGCTACTCCAAGTGCTGATGCAGGCGTGGCTGGCGGCCAGCCCGGCTCAAACGGAGCGCCCGTGCCCAAAGAGCTGCCGCTGCGACGGCAAGATCGTTTATTGCGAATCCAGCGCTTTTCGTCACGTGCCCAAGAACCTCTCCGGAGGTTGCGAAGGCCTGTCCTTACGATACAACAGCCTGTTGAACCTGGGGGCCGGCCAGTTCGTCGGCCTCAACCACCTGGTCTGGCTCTACTTGGACCACAACTACATCACGGCGGTGGACGGGATGGCCTTCCAGGGAGTCCGCAGGCTGAAAGAGCTGATCCTGAGCTCCAACAAGATCACCTGGCTGCACAACACCACCTTCCACCCGGTGCCCAATTTGCGCAACCTGGATTTGTCCTACAACAAGCTGGAGGCGCTGCAGACGGGGCAATTCCAAGGACTGCGCAAGCTGCTCAGCCTTCACGTGCGCTCCAACTCCCTGAAGACCCTGCCCCCGCGCCTCTTCCAAGATTGCCGAAACCTGGAGTTCCTGGACCTGGGTTACAACCGCTTGCGCAGCATCACCCGGAATGCCCTTTCGGGCCTGGTCAAGCTGACCGAATTCCACCTGGAACACAACCAATTCTCCAAgatcaacttttcccatttcCCCCGCCTGTACAACCTGCGGGCGCTCTACCTTCAGTGGAATCGCATCCGCTCCATGAGCCAGGGTCTGACCTGGATCTGGGCTTCCGTCCAAAAGCTGGACCTGTCCGGCAACGACCTGCCGGAGCTCGACGCCGCCGTCTACCGCTGTTTGCCCAACCTGCAGACGCTCaacctggattccaacaagttgAGCAACGTGTCCCGGGAGGTGGTGGACGCCTGGCTCTCCGTCACCGCCGTCGGTCTGGCTGGGAATGTTTGGGACTGCGGGCCGGCCATTTGTCCTCTGCTCTCGTGGCTGAGGGGACTTCGGGGCGCCAGGGACGCCAACATGATATGCGCCTCCCCGAAGAAAGCCCAGGGCCAGAAGGTGACGGACGCCGCGGACGCCTTCGGCGTCTGCCGCTCCACCCGAGGGACGCCACTCGCCGCCAGCGCCCCCCCGGCCCCGGCCGCCGCCTCTCGTCCGCCCCGGCCGCGGCCGGCCATTTCGCCCACGCCCACGCGTTCCGGAAAGAGGGCGGGAGGAGGCTCCGTCGGGGGCCCGGGTCCGCCCGCCGCCAcccggccggcggcggcggctccccCCCCGGGTGGAGACCCGCGGCCGGTGTCGTTCCACAAGATTGTCGCCGGGAGCGTGGCCCTTTTTCTATCGGTGGCCACCATCCTGCTGGTGATCTACGCCTCGTGGAAACGCTACCCCGGCGGCGTCAAGCAGCTGCGGGAGAATTCCGCCACGGCCCGCAAGCGGCGCAAGAAGCCCAAGGAGACGGAACGCACCTTGAGCTCTCCCCTGCAGGAGTACTACGTGGACTACAAGCCCAATCCGTCGGAGGCCGTGGACGTGCTGGTCAACGGGACGGGGACCTGCACCTACACCATCTCGGGCTCCCGAGAGTGCGAG GTTCCCCATCAGATGGGCGCGCTGACCTTCTACCGATACGAGCAGCCCATTGTAGACTACTGCCAAGCCCACCAACCCCTGCGGCTGAACATGGGCTACGAGCTCCCCTCTCGAGGCCCGGAAGAGAGGGGCGCCAGACAGACGGCGGCCCTCCCGGCCGTGCCCTCGGTGCCGCCACCTCGTTCTCCTCCGGCGACCCTCGGGCCGACGGGCGGGGGGCCCGCCGGCAATCTGCCCGACGAGCGAGGCccaggtggcggcggcggcggccgcacGCTTGGATTGGGACGCTAG